In a genomic window of Numenius arquata chromosome 5, bNumArq3.hap1.1, whole genome shotgun sequence:
- the SEPSECS gene encoding O-phosphoseryl-tRNA(Sec) selenium transferase: protein MNAENFGSSERLVTAAYVRQGAQGRRAHELRLRALLEQGKCPEDGWDESTIELFLHELAIMDSNNFLGNCGVGEREGRVASGLVARRHYRLIHGIGRSGDISAVQPKAAGSSLLNKLTNSVVLDIIKLAGVRTVTNCFVVPMATGMSLTLCFLTLRHKRPKAKYIIWPRIDQKSCFKSMITAGFEPVVIENVLEGDELRTDIEAVETKIKALGAENILCVHSTTSCFAPRVPDRLEELAVICANYDIPHIVNNAYGVQSSKCMHLIQQGARVGRIDAFVQSLDKNFMVPVGGAIIAGFNESFIQEISKMYPGRASASPSLDVLITLLSLGASGYKQLLKERKEMFSYLSSELKKLADSHNERLLDTPHNPISLAMSLKNLDENNDVAVTQLGSMLFTRQVSGARVVPCGAVQTVNNYTFKGFMSHTNDYPCAYLNAASAIGIKKQDVDVFLKRLDKCLKASRKESKKEKGVNEISNSNAGTEQLEDQKIQI from the exons ATGAACGCGGAGAACTTCGGTTCCAGCGAGCGGCTGGTGACGGCGGCCTATGTGCGGCAGGGGGCGCAGGGCCGCCGGGCCCACGAGCTGCGGCTGCgggccctgctggagcag gGAAAATGTCCTGAAGATGGATGGGATGAAAGCACCATTGAACTGTTTCTTCATGAACTTGCTATAATGGATAGCAATAACTTTCTGGGCAACTGTGGTGTGggtgagagagaaggaagagtagCATCAGGACTCGTTGCCCGAAGGCATTACAG gttGATCCATGGAATTGGAAGGTCAGGTGATATTTCTGCAGTCCAGCCTAAAGCTGCAGGGTCTAGCCTTTTGAACAAACTTACTAATTCAGTAGTTCTGGATATTATAAAGCTGGCTG GTGTCCGGACAGTGACCAATTGCTTTGTGGTTCCTATGGCAACTGGCATGAGTCTAACTCTGTGTTTTTTAACATTGCGGCACAAGAGACCAAAGGCAAAATACATTATCTGGCCACGTATAGACCAGAAATCTTGCTTTAAATCAATGATAACTGCAG GTTTTGAGCCTGTGGTGATAGAAAACGTATTAGAAGGCGATGAGCTACGGACAGACATCGAAGCAGTGGAGACTAAAATCAAAGCTCTTGGCgctgaaaatattctttgtgtGCATTCCACAACGTCTTGCTTTGCTCCAAGGGTACCTGATAG GCTGGAGGAACTGGCTGTGATTTGTGCTAATTATGACATTCCTCATATTGTCAACAATGCCTATGGAGTTCAGTCTTCAAAATGTATGCATCTCATCCAGCAG GGTGCTCGAGTAGGCAGAATAGATGCCTTTGTTCAGAGCTTGGACAAAAATTTTATGGTTCCAGTAGGTGGTGCTATCATTGCTGGCTTCAATGAGTCCTTCATTCAGGAGATCAGCAAAATGTATCCAG gaagagcATCTGCGTCTCCTTCCTTGGATGTCCTCATTACGCTTCTGTCTCTAGGTGCCAGTGGCTACAAACAGttactgaaagagagaaag gagatgTTTTCCTATCTTTCAAGTGAGCTGAAGAAGCTGGCAGATAGCCACAATGAGAGACTGTTAGACACACCACATAATCCTATTTCCTTAG CAATGTCACTGAAGAACCTagatgaaaataatgatgttGCTGTTACCCAGCTTGGATCTATGCTTTTCACAAGACAAGTTTCTGGAGCAAG GGTTGTTCCCTGTGGGGCTGTACAAACAGTGAATAACTACACTTTTAAAGGCTTTATGTCACACACAAATGACTATCCCTGCGCTTACCTCAATGCTGCCTCAGCAATCGGAATTAAAAAGCAAGATGTAGATGTGTTCCTAAAAAGACTCGACAAGTGTTTGAAGGCTTCTAGAAaagaatcaaagaaagaaaaaggtgtaaATGAAATAAGTAATTCTAATGCGGGCACAGAACAACTTGAAGACCAGAAGATACAGATTTAG